In Syntrophomonas wolfei subsp. wolfei str. Goettingen G311, a single window of DNA contains:
- a CDS encoding MBOAT family O-acyltransferase, with translation MLFNSYEFIFLFLPLTILGYFFLNHQGWKGAAKAWLVVASLFFYSWWNVIYLPLILFSMLFNYIIGSSLAKLSSSPNPTRRLLLIAGISGDLVLLGYFKYADFFIGNINLLFSTHFSLLRLTLPLAISFFTFQQIAYLVDAYQAKAQEYDWLNYALFVSFFPHLIAGPIVHHREMMPQFASPENKSWNYENVSRGLFLFFTGLFKKVVIADTLAGWASFGFDQASSLSLLEAWMVSLSYTFQIYFDFSGYSDMALGAALMFNIRLPINFNSPYKARNIQEFWRRWHMTLSRFLRNYLYIPLGGNRHGEAKLYRNLIITFLLGGLWHGAAWTFVFWGFLHGLALVIHRLWQKTGLRMNQVLAWLVCFNFVNFSWVFFRAQSWPEALKVIKGMLGFSGIVLPAGLAGKLGFLAPAGVLFGEFTLQSPARAALLLAVSLALVLFWRNSMELEKDFTPGLRQAVWVGAMALVAILSLTGISEFLYFNF, from the coding sequence TTGTTATTCAATTCCTACGAGTTCATTTTCTTATTCCTGCCCCTCACTATTCTGGGGTATTTTTTTCTTAACCACCAGGGGTGGAAAGGTGCGGCCAAAGCCTGGCTGGTTGTGGCTTCACTCTTTTTCTACAGCTGGTGGAATGTGATTTACCTGCCCCTGATCCTCTTTTCCATGCTTTTTAACTACATCATCGGCTCTAGCCTGGCAAAACTCAGCAGCAGCCCGAATCCTACCCGGCGGCTTTTACTCATTGCTGGTATTAGCGGAGACCTGGTTCTTCTGGGCTATTTCAAATATGCCGACTTTTTTATCGGCAACATTAATTTGCTCTTTTCCACCCATTTTTCCCTCTTGCGCTTAACCCTGCCCCTGGCGATAAGTTTTTTTACCTTTCAGCAGATCGCCTACCTGGTAGACGCTTACCAGGCCAAGGCGCAGGAATATGACTGGCTGAACTATGCCCTCTTTGTCAGCTTTTTCCCTCATCTCATTGCCGGTCCCATTGTTCACCACCGGGAAATGATGCCCCAATTCGCTTCCCCGGAAAACAAGTCCTGGAATTATGAAAATGTCTCCCGTGGTCTTTTTCTCTTTTTCACCGGGCTGTTTAAAAAAGTCGTAATCGCCGATACCCTGGCCGGCTGGGCCAGCTTCGGCTTTGACCAGGCCAGCAGTTTAAGCCTCCTGGAAGCCTGGATGGTTTCCCTGTCCTATACCTTCCAGATCTACTTCGACTTCAGTGGCTATAGCGATATGGCTTTGGGTGCCGCCCTGATGTTCAATATCCGCCTGCCTATAAACTTCAACTCACCTTATAAAGCCCGGAATATCCAGGAATTCTGGCGCCGCTGGCACATGACCCTGAGCCGTTTCCTGCGCAACTATCTCTACATCCCCCTGGGGGGGAATCGCCACGGTGAAGCCAAACTCTACCGCAACCTCATAATTACCTTTTTACTCGGCGGCCTCTGGCATGGGGCTGCCTGGACCTTCGTTTTTTGGGGATTTTTGCACGGGCTGGCCCTGGTTATCCACCGCCTCTGGCAGAAGACCGGGCTACGGATGAACCAGGTTCTGGCCTGGCTCGTATGTTTTAACTTTGTCAACTTCAGCTGGGTGTTTTTCCGCGCACAAAGCTGGCCCGAGGCTCTGAAAGTCATAAAAGGCATGTTGGGTTTCAGCGGCATCGTACTACCAGCCGGACTAGCTGGAAAACTCGGTTTTCTTGCCCCCGCCGGGGTGCTTTTCGGGGAATTTACCCTGCAAAGCCCGGCCCGTGCCGCCCTGCTGCTGGCAGTTAGCCTGGCTCTGGTTCTATTTTGGCGCAATTCCATGGAATTAGAAAAGGACTTCACCCCGGGGCTGCGCCAGGCCGTTTGGGTGGGAGCCATGGCCCTGGTCGCCATATTAAGCCTTACCGGCATCAGCGAGTTCCTCTATTTTAATTTTTAA
- a CDS encoding AbrB/MazE/SpoVT family DNA-binding domain-containing protein: protein MSTVIQQVQKRMLVSLAQVARNLNIHEGDHVLLEERDGGIFISPVGWHEKNQEYFWSEEWQNMMKKSAEDLAQGRVQRFQDIKSLMEKLGGEEDDNA, encoded by the coding sequence ATGTCAACAGTTATTCAACAAGTGCAGAAGCGGATGCTGGTTAGCCTGGCCCAGGTAGCACGAAACTTAAATATACATGAAGGGGATCATGTATTGTTGGAAGAAAGGGATGGGGGCATCTTTATTTCCCCGGTGGGTTGGCATGAAAAGAACCAGGAATACTTCTGGAGCGAAGAGTGGCAAAATATGATGAAAAAGAGTGCTGAAGATCTTGCCCAGGGGAGAGTGCAGCGCTTCCAGGATATCAAATCGCTCATGGAAAAGCTGGGTGGGGAAGAGGATGATAATGCCTGA
- a CDS encoding type II toxin-antitoxin system YafQ family toxin, translating to MPEIILTDTFLEGFRKLSPSEQKQARKAIRFLSENPRHPSLQVHIIKGTDFWEVYVNMDVRMIYLPESNVYTLMAIGHHDILKNY from the coding sequence ATGCCTGAGATAATATTAACCGATACTTTTTTAGAAGGGTTCCGTAAATTATCCCCATCTGAACAGAAGCAAGCTCGTAAGGCCATCCGCTTCCTGAGCGAAAATCCTCGTCATCCTTCGCTGCAAGTGCATATTATTAAAGGGACAGATTTCTGGGAGGTATATGTAAATATGGATGTTAGGATGATTTACCTGCCGGAATCCAATGTGTATACTTTGATGGCTATAGGGCATCACGATATTCTTAAGAATTATTGA
- a CDS encoding DUF5693 family protein → MRNRWLVLGWFFLLLTLLLAGGGLWLRVSNENQNRAVITVIDYREFWKTADAADMELDEVLKQLKESGVTHVGIKDTSLRDLAYSGEIYLSPWGEFMAFNRNYAPELEAAARRAVGEQVISPDKLVLCSDRPDTIRFLQKQLASRFQPEELLTFKAGGQSYFIINAELLPLDKPKDPKKPANEFVEVDARLGFDDRVLDRLKAGGFNIVLRPDNSMGSNDAYLQEYEELVGKYDVKYLVFGNEVSGAPDRLEVMEDLVKKYGLIIGIIETPVQLKYVEQKGLDELMVAAAYPINRLYSTTNDEFVQTTDERYYRWVRAVVDRGIRILYVSPFKDRKVSYSENITNTLEVIERFHATIEGKGFTIDQPLPHLSSEKPGCWQQLALSMSLLLAGTLYLFYLFRPGRRFIILLLGLGIAGCLLCNLVVGMDLAKVYALAAAILYPSLSSLLLLIYLRNHREQALASKLLAGLAIILGVNALGMLTVVSSLADIRYIMNVKVFSGVKLAFIMPLLLFVVNYFACFAGEEGFKEKVMGFLRMNPNYLVLFTLGIAVLALYYYLGRSGNNPQIAVSSLELRFREILESVFLARPRFKEIIIGYPSLFALVYLYHRYKEEVILLVLGFGVVMGSISMVNSFCHVFTAVTISASRTLAGLLVGVFFALLALLGIGILEWILRRCGVIS, encoded by the coding sequence ATGAGGAATAGATGGCTGGTTCTCGGATGGTTTTTCTTGTTGCTGACCCTGCTGCTGGCAGGGGGCGGCTTATGGCTGCGGGTTTCCAATGAAAATCAGAACCGGGCGGTTATTACGGTTATCGACTACCGGGAGTTCTGGAAAACTGCGGATGCGGCTGATATGGAACTGGATGAAGTGCTAAAACAGCTTAAAGAAAGCGGAGTCACTCATGTGGGAATCAAGGATACCTCTTTGCGCGACCTGGCTTACAGCGGGGAGATTTATCTATCCCCCTGGGGCGAGTTTATGGCTTTCAACCGCAACTATGCCCCGGAGCTGGAAGCGGCGGCCCGCCGGGCCGTGGGGGAGCAAGTTATAAGCCCGGACAAGCTGGTGCTCTGCAGTGACCGGCCTGATACGATCAGATTCCTGCAAAAGCAGCTGGCCAGCCGTTTTCAGCCCGAGGAATTGCTAACTTTTAAGGCAGGCGGGCAGAGCTATTTTATCATAAATGCGGAACTGCTTCCCCTGGATAAGCCCAAAGACCCCAAAAAACCAGCCAATGAATTTGTAGAAGTCGATGCCCGCCTGGGCTTTGACGATAGGGTGCTGGACCGGCTGAAAGCCGGGGGCTTTAATATCGTACTGCGCCCGGACAACAGCATGGGTTCCAATGATGCCTACCTGCAGGAATACGAAGAACTGGTTGGCAAATATGATGTAAAATACCTGGTCTTCGGTAATGAGGTCAGCGGGGCTCCGGACCGGCTAGAGGTCATGGAGGATTTGGTCAAGAAATATGGACTTATTATCGGGATTATCGAAACTCCGGTGCAACTAAAATATGTGGAACAAAAGGGCCTGGATGAATTGATGGTGGCTGCTGCCTATCCCATCAACCGGCTTTATTCGACAACTAACGATGAGTTTGTACAGACAACGGATGAGCGCTATTATCGCTGGGTGCGGGCGGTAGTGGACCGGGGGATACGGATTCTTTATGTTTCACCGTTCAAGGACCGAAAAGTAAGCTATTCGGAGAATATAACCAATACCCTGGAAGTAATCGAGCGCTTCCATGCTACTATTGAAGGGAAAGGCTTTACCATTGACCAGCCCTTGCCGCATCTTTCCAGTGAAAAACCGGGTTGCTGGCAGCAGTTAGCCCTATCTATGAGCCTGTTGCTGGCGGGGACACTCTACCTTTTCTATCTGTTCCGCCCGGGACGCCGCTTCATTATTTTGTTGCTGGGACTGGGGATAGCGGGATGTCTTCTCTGCAATCTGGTGGTGGGAATGGACCTGGCTAAAGTCTATGCCCTGGCTGCGGCCATACTCTACCCCTCCCTTTCCAGTTTGTTGCTGCTCATATACCTGCGGAATCACCGGGAGCAGGCCTTGGCATCCAAGCTTTTGGCGGGATTGGCCATCATCCTGGGGGTTAATGCCCTGGGGATGCTCACCGTAGTCAGCAGCCTGGCCGATATCCGCTATATCATGAATGTGAAAGTTTTCAGCGGGGTGAAGCTGGCCTTTATCATGCCCTTATTGCTCTTCGTGGTGAATTATTTCGCTTGTTTTGCCGGGGAGGAGGGTTTCAAGGAGAAAGTTATGGGGTTCTTGCGGATGAATCCTAACTACCTGGTGCTTTTCACCCTGGGTATAGCCGTTCTGGCTCTCTACTATTATTTGGGGAGGAGCGGAAACAACCCGCAGATTGCAGTCTCTTCTTTGGAATTAAGGTTCCGCGAGATTCTGGAAAGCGTTTTCCTGGCCCGCCCGCGTTTCAAGGAGATCATTATCGGCTATCCCTCACTATTTGCCCTGGTTTATCTTTACCATCGTTATAAAGAGGAAGTAATTTTGCTGGTTTTAGGCTTCGGCGTAGTCATGGGCAGTATCTCCATGGTCAATAGCTTCTGCCATGTCTTTACGGCGGTGACGATTTCCGCCAGCCGCACTCTGGCGGGCCTCTTGGTGGGGGTGTTTTTTGCCCTGCTGGCTCTTTTAGGGATAGGGATACTGGAGTGGATTCTGCGGCGCTGCGGGGTTATTTCTTAA
- the murJ gene encoding murein biosynthesis integral membrane protein MurJ → MKNKTGKNFIGVSILIFFSKLLGFARDIVFASVFGTTILTDAFQVIFSFPSLLFSSIGMALSSVNIPDLTYFVKSRSREERNRYIASLYAQITIWGSLIALLGIIFAPALTQLIAPGLSGEVTGIATLLTRIMMPTLLFVSLTYLTTGVLQVHGYFMLSAVISIPFNLLIIGALLLRGADITILGYVTTAGWFLQFLIQIPVLVKEKYRFLGKIEFKNEKIINLYKNLLPILLGNSLLQLCLIIDRSFATHLSEGTTAALAFGSNLFITATSIFIVAMSTVVFPRLSEYCLQLDYERMRGMLAAVFKVLIFILLPYLLLVVAYNREIVALVYERGAFTSKSTAMTSLAFLLYSLAVVGYACQEIFNRVFYALKKFHIPMRASLLCLLINLLLDFLLFRRTGIAGISLSTSFCLLLYGVIMSFMVRQEIGSFVGREFLLFAGKLSVPAGAMLGVVYAGKCFSPGGPVYAFLLPLLLSAGAYLGAAWVMGLRKDLLLK, encoded by the coding sequence ATGAAAAATAAAACGGGTAAAAACTTTATCGGGGTTTCGATATTAATATTTTTTTCCAAGCTGCTGGGCTTCGCCCGGGATATTGTCTTTGCCTCGGTTTTTGGCACCACTATATTGACCGATGCCTTTCAGGTGATTTTCAGTTTTCCCAGCTTGCTCTTTTCCAGCATCGGTATGGCCTTATCGTCAGTCAATATTCCGGATTTGACTTATTTCGTGAAAAGCCGCAGCCGCGAGGAACGCAACCGTTACATAGCCAGTCTCTATGCGCAAATCACCATTTGGGGCAGTTTGATTGCGCTTCTGGGCATCATTTTTGCACCGGCGCTAACGCAGCTGATTGCCCCTGGCCTGAGTGGGGAAGTGACCGGAATCGCTACCCTTTTGACCCGTATTATGATGCCTACCCTGCTCTTTGTCAGCCTGACCTACCTGACAACTGGAGTCTTGCAGGTTCACGGCTATTTCATGCTCTCAGCGGTTATCAGCATTCCTTTTAATCTTCTGATAATCGGGGCTCTTCTGCTGCGAGGAGCGGACATCACCATACTGGGCTATGTGACCACGGCGGGCTGGTTCCTGCAGTTTCTTATCCAGATTCCGGTGCTGGTTAAGGAAAAATATCGCTTTTTAGGAAAAATCGAATTCAAAAATGAGAAAATAATCAATCTGTATAAGAATTTGCTTCCTATATTGCTGGGGAACTCTCTTTTACAGCTTTGTTTAATAATTGACCGCTCCTTCGCCACTCACCTCTCTGAAGGTACTACGGCCGCACTGGCCTTTGGCAGCAATCTTTTTATCACCGCTACCAGTATTTTTATCGTGGCCATGTCCACCGTAGTTTTCCCGCGGCTGTCCGAGTACTGCCTGCAATTGGATTATGAGCGTATGCGGGGAATGCTGGCCGCGGTTTTTAAAGTACTGATTTTCATCCTGCTCCCTTATCTCCTGCTGGTTGTAGCCTATAACCGGGAAATTGTCGCCCTGGTCTACGAGCGGGGGGCTTTTACCAGTAAATCCACAGCCATGACATCGCTGGCTTTTCTATTATACAGCCTGGCGGTCGTGGGTTATGCCTGCCAGGAGATTTTTAACCGGGTATTCTATGCCTTGAAGAAGTTCCATATTCCCATGAGAGCGAGTTTGCTCTGCCTGCTCATAAACCTCTTGCTGGATTTTCTCTTGTTCCGGCGAACCGGGATAGCGGGGATAAGCCTGTCTACCTCGTTTTGCCTCTTGCTTTATGGTGTTATAATGAGTTTTATGGTACGACAAGAAATAGGCAGCTTTGTGGGCCGGGAGTTCCTGCTCTTCGCCGGCAAGCTTTCCGTTCCGGCGGGGGCGATGCTGGGAGTAGTTTATGCCGGTAAATGCTTTTCCCCAGGAGGGCCGGTCTATGCCTTCCTGCTGCCTTTGCTGCTCAGTGCGGGGGCTTACCTGGGAGCCGCCTGGGTAATGGGCTTGCGGAAGGATTTGCTTTTGAAATGA
- the csaB gene encoding polysaccharide pyruvyl transferase CsaB yields the protein MRIALSGYYGFDNAGDEALLSAITSTIKKLEPAADFVVFSGHPRRTSFLHGIRAVYYLHPGQLLRELFRADLLISGGGSIFQDITSARSLPYYISVVALAKFLGKPVIFYAQGVGPINRSLSKFLMRLVGNRVDLITLRDYDSAVYLERLGVSRPPMIITSDPVFSLQPEPGEREDMDNLLQEMGLRGQVLIGVAVRQWLALEGYQEALARVLDEVAERGCRILFIPMAYPEDIPAARKVMNLMKNDAWLLERHLGAREHLALIAHLDIMIGMRLHALIFAASQGVPFVGISYDPKVEAFLKLFAMKPLPLAYEGMKAEIERVLEDDEWREQIRKRAGEMREKSVENARLALSLLR from the coding sequence ATGAGAATCGCCCTGTCGGGATATTACGGTTTTGACAATGCCGGGGATGAGGCCTTGCTTTCGGCTATCACCTCAACCATAAAGAAACTGGAGCCAGCTGCGGACTTCGTGGTCTTTTCCGGTCATCCCCGGAGAACTTCATTTCTGCACGGCATCCGGGCGGTATATTATTTGCACCCCGGGCAGCTCCTGCGTGAGCTTTTCCGGGCCGACCTTTTGATCAGCGGGGGCGGCAGTATTTTCCAGGATATAACCAGTGCCCGCTCCCTTCCTTATTATATAAGCGTGGTGGCCCTGGCCAAATTCCTGGGTAAACCGGTAATTTTTTATGCCCAGGGGGTAGGCCCTATCAATCGTTCTTTAAGTAAATTCTTGATGCGCCTGGTGGGCAACCGGGTAGACCTAATTACCCTGCGGGATTATGATTCCGCTGTCTACCTGGAAAGGCTGGGAGTTAGCCGCCCGCCTATGATAATTACCTCTGACCCGGTCTTTTCCCTGCAACCGGAGCCGGGCGAACGGGAAGATATGGATAACCTTTTGCAGGAAATGGGCTTACGGGGCCAGGTCCTGATAGGAGTGGCGGTGCGCCAGTGGTTGGCTTTGGAGGGATACCAGGAGGCTCTCGCTCGGGTTCTGGACGAGGTGGCGGAGAGGGGCTGCCGAATCCTGTTTATCCCCATGGCTTATCCTGAAGATATTCCTGCTGCACGGAAAGTAATGAACCTGATGAAAAATGATGCTTGGTTGCTGGAAAGGCATCTGGGCGCCAGGGAGCATTTGGCCTTGATTGCCCACCTGGATATAATGATCGGCATGCGCCTGCATGCCTTGATTTTTGCGGCCAGCCAGGGGGTGCCCTTTGTTGGGATTTCCTATGATCCAAAAGTCGAGGCTTTTCTGAAACTTTTTGCGATGAAGCCTCTACCGCTGGCTTATGAGGGGATGAAAGCCGAGATAGAGCGGGTGCTGGAAGATGATGAATGGAGAGAGCAGATAAGGAAGAGAGCCGGAGAAATGCGGGAAAAGTCGGTAGAGAATGCTCGCCTGGCCCTCTCATTACTCCGATGA
- a CDS encoding glycosyltransferase family 4 protein — protein sequence MNLVLKMGVCNIMSAPVYIIVLLSAFFIAYLSMPGVIKIAYRIGAIDQPDQRKVHSAKMPRLGGMSIFLAFIFSMIILQKYSGPYLGIILGASIVFLVGLLDDIFQLSAGVKLLGQSLAAAVAIYFGVMVHFVTNPFDGLMALGYFSIPLTFLWIVGISNAINLIDGLDGLAAGVSAIAAVTMGVVSLLQGQVEVALVAFLLLASILGFLPYNFNPARTFMGDCGSNLLGFILGCLAILGTAKSATLISLLLPIVILGIPIFDTFFAIIRRINKRTPIFKPDKDHLHHCLLAMGMSHRNCVLVIYGISGFFGLVAITFSFITSPKASLLLGLLLILVVLGASKIGMFSGSSARMARQVIEPNPSAKISEHI from the coding sequence ATGAACCTAGTGTTGAAGATGGGGGTTTGTAATATAATGTCGGCACCCGTGTATATCATTGTGCTGTTGTCAGCTTTTTTTATAGCTTATCTATCCATGCCAGGAGTTATTAAAATCGCCTACAGAATTGGAGCCATTGACCAGCCGGATCAGCGAAAGGTTCACAGCGCTAAGATGCCCCGACTGGGCGGAATGTCGATTTTTCTGGCTTTTATTTTTTCCATGATTATTTTGCAGAAGTATTCCGGCCCCTACCTGGGTATTATTCTGGGTGCCAGTATAGTTTTCCTGGTAGGGCTGTTGGATGATATATTTCAGCTCTCTGCTGGTGTAAAGCTCTTGGGGCAGTCCCTGGCCGCAGCCGTGGCCATATATTTTGGCGTAATGGTACACTTTGTGACCAATCCCTTTGACGGCTTGATGGCCCTGGGTTATTTCAGTATTCCCCTGACCTTTTTATGGATAGTTGGCATCAGCAATGCCATAAACCTCATAGACGGTTTGGACGGGCTGGCTGCCGGGGTCTCCGCCATAGCCGCCGTTACCATGGGTGTAGTTTCCCTGTTGCAAGGGCAAGTGGAAGTAGCTCTGGTGGCTTTCCTCCTGCTGGCCTCTATCTTGGGCTTCCTCCCCTATAACTTTAACCCGGCCCGAACCTTTATGGGTGATTGCGGTTCCAATCTTTTGGGCTTCATACTGGGCTGCCTGGCTATTCTGGGTACCGCCAAGAGCGCCACCCTGATATCCCTTTTGTTGCCCATTGTTATCCTGGGCATCCCCATATTTGACACCTTTTTTGCCATAATTCGCCGTATAAATAAGCGGACTCCCATTTTCAAGCCCGACAAGGATCACTTGCATCACTGCCTGCTGGCCATGGGTATGAGCCACCGCAACTGCGTACTCGTAATCTATGGTATTAGCGGCTTTTTCGGCCTGGTGGCTATTACCTTTAGTTTTATAACCAGCCCCAAAGCCAGCCTCTTGCTCGGATTGCTTCTCATACTTGTGGTATTGGGAGCGAGTAAGATTGGGATGTTCAGCGGAAGCAGTGCCCGGATGGCGCGGCAGGTCATAGAGCCCAATCCCAGTGCCAAAATAAGCGAGCATATTTGA
- a CDS encoding LCP family protein: MAKTKSYLKYIFIAGLIFGVFFGIGSGLSHILYADRDSDPAVEEEETADKPKDGKRTKILVLGVDARPGETNSRSDTMILVTIDPRLDKAAIVSIPRDTRVQLKGGAVDKICAVNYLGGPKYAVEVVEKLMDTKIDYYVEMNFKGFKEIVDTLGGVTINVPQRMYKPTEDIDLYPGTQKLNGRQALAFVRYRDYVMGDIQRTAAQQEFLKALADEILKPKTLTKLPTLVRQLDKHMDTDLKKSDMLRLASWAPGFSTDSIVTQTLPGYFYDECDEYGNLICSYWIADKKNLAGLLDNMLAGETVAVIQSSTNSQKKAIATKNDNNNDEKEHNDGIYSNRDIERSKLPSPGHAGSWNPAPSNNKPETSNPSLDPTGPAGYI; encoded by the coding sequence ATGGCCAAAACGAAATCCTATCTAAAATATATTTTCATAGCCGGACTTATCTTTGGCGTTTTTTTTGGCATTGGCTCCGGTCTGAGCCATATACTTTATGCTGACCGGGATTCCGATCCAGCAGTGGAAGAGGAAGAAACGGCAGATAAGCCCAAAGACGGAAAAAGAACTAAAATACTGGTCCTGGGGGTAGATGCCCGCCCTGGGGAAACGAACTCCCGTTCCGACACTATGATACTGGTAACCATTGACCCCCGGTTGGACAAGGCGGCCATCGTTTCCATTCCTCGCGATACCAGGGTTCAGCTTAAGGGCGGAGCGGTGGACAAAATCTGTGCTGTCAATTACCTGGGGGGGCCCAAGTATGCGGTTGAAGTTGTGGAAAAACTGATGGATACCAAAATAGATTATTATGTGGAAATGAACTTCAAAGGCTTCAAGGAGATAGTAGATACCCTGGGCGGAGTTACTATCAATGTACCCCAGCGCATGTACAAACCCACTGAGGATATTGACCTCTACCCGGGCACTCAGAAGCTTAACGGCAGGCAGGCTCTGGCTTTTGTCCGCTACCGCGATTATGTTATGGGTGATATACAAAGGACGGCAGCCCAGCAGGAATTCCTCAAAGCCCTGGCTGATGAGATATTAAAACCCAAAACCCTGACCAAGCTTCCTACTCTGGTACGGCAGTTGGATAAACACATGGATACCGATCTTAAGAAAAGCGATATGCTGCGCCTGGCCAGTTGGGCTCCCGGCTTTAGCACCGATTCTATTGTAACCCAGACGCTTCCCGGTTATTTCTATGATGAATGTGACGAATACGGCAACCTCATCTGCAGTTATTGGATTGCCGATAAGAAGAACCTTGCCGGCCTGCTGGACAATATGCTGGCCGGGGAAACCGTAGCTGTGATTCAGAGCTCTACTAACAGCCAGAAAAAGGCGATAGCTACTAAAAACGATAATAACAACGATGAAAAAGAACATAACGACGGCATATACAGCAATAGGGATATAGAGAGGTCGAAACTGCCCAGTCCCGGCCATGCGGGAAGCTGGAACCCGGCCCCATCTAATAATAAACCTGAGACTTCCAATCCCAGCCTGGATCCTACCGGACCGGCCGGCTATATTTAA